A window from Symbiopectobacterium purcellii encodes these proteins:
- a CDS encoding TIGR01777 family oxidoreductase, whose protein sequence is MQLLITGGTGLIGRHLIARLLSLSHHVTVLTRDTTHARQVLGERVEYWSTLQNRTSLDDIDAVINLAGEPIADKRWTPQQKQKLSESRWQITEQLATLINASTSPPSVFISGSAVGYYGNQGAELITEEESPTPEFTHQLCARWEELALSAESDRTRVCLLRTGIVLAANGGALAKMLPPFRVGLGGPLGSGKQYMPWIHIDDMVNAILYLLDNPILHGPFNMTAPYPVRNEQFCAMLAHVLDRPCFMRVPAFALKLLMGEAATLVLGGQRAIPHRLEAAGFGFRYYELEEALKDVTGKK, encoded by the coding sequence ATGCAACTACTGATTACGGGCGGAACCGGCCTGATTGGCCGTCACCTGATTGCTCGATTACTGTCTTTATCTCACCATGTCACGGTACTTACCCGGGATACAACGCATGCCCGTCAGGTACTCGGCGAGCGCGTGGAGTATTGGTCAACGCTGCAAAATCGCACCTCACTGGATGACATCGACGCCGTCATCAATCTGGCAGGAGAACCGATCGCAGATAAACGTTGGACGCCACAGCAAAAGCAGAAACTGAGCGAGAGCCGCTGGCAAATAACCGAGCAGTTGGCCACGCTGATTAACGCCAGCACGTCACCGCCCTCGGTATTCATTTCTGGCTCTGCGGTCGGCTATTACGGCAATCAAGGTGCCGAGTTGATCACCGAAGAGGAATCGCCCACGCCCGAGTTTACCCACCAACTCTGTGCGCGCTGGGAGGAATTAGCGCTCAGCGCGGAAAGCGATCGCACGCGCGTCTGCCTGCTGCGCACGGGCATCGTACTGGCGGCGAACGGCGGTGCATTGGCAAAAATGCTGCCCCCCTTCCGCGTCGGGCTGGGTGGCCCCTTGGGGTCGGGCAAACAGTACATGCCGTGGATTCATATCGACGATATGGTCAATGCCATTCTCTACTTGTTAGATAATCCGATTCTGCACGGGCCCTTTAACATGACCGCACCTTACCCGGTGCGCAACGAGCAGTTCTGCGCCATGCTGGCCCACGTGCTGGATCGTCCGTGTTTTATGCGTGTACCCGCCTTCGCGCTCAAACTGCTGATGGGGGAAGCCGCCACGCTGGTGTTGGGGGGACAGCGCGCCATTCCGCATCGGCTAGAGGCCGCTGGGTTTGGCTTTCGCTATTACGAACTGGAAGAGGCTCTCAAAGACGTCACCGGGAAAAAATAG
- the hisP gene encoding histidine ABC transporter ATP-binding protein HisP, translating to MSYHKLMVTELHKRYGEHEVLKGVSLQAKAGDVISIIGSSGSGKSTLLRCINFLEKPCEGAIFVNDEEIRMVRDTDGQLKVFDKKQLQLLRTRLTMVFQHFNLWSFMTALENVMEAPVQVLGLSKAEARERAVRYLDKVGITGEAQNKYPANLSGGQQQRVSIARALAMEPEVLLFDEPTSALDPELVGEVLRIMQQLAEEGKTMVVVTHEMEFARHVSSHVIFLHQGVIEEEGPPDRVFGNPTSPRLQQFLSGALK from the coding sequence ATGTCATACCATAAACTGATGGTGACGGAACTGCACAAGCGTTACGGGGAACACGAAGTACTGAAGGGGGTTTCTCTTCAGGCGAAAGCGGGCGATGTTATTTCGATTATCGGGTCGTCAGGGTCAGGGAAAAGTACCCTGCTGCGCTGCATCAACTTTCTGGAAAAACCGTGCGAGGGGGCGATTTTCGTCAACGATGAAGAGATTCGCATGGTGCGTGACACAGACGGGCAACTGAAAGTCTTTGATAAGAAGCAACTGCAACTGCTACGCACGCGGTTGACCATGGTCTTTCAGCATTTCAACCTGTGGAGCTTTATGACCGCACTGGAAAACGTCATGGAAGCGCCAGTGCAAGTGTTGGGATTGAGCAAAGCGGAAGCCCGCGAGCGTGCGGTGCGTTATCTCGATAAAGTGGGGATCACCGGCGAGGCGCAGAACAAATACCCGGCCAATCTCTCCGGTGGGCAGCAGCAGCGTGTCTCCATTGCCCGTGCGCTGGCCATGGAGCCGGAAGTGCTGCTGTTTGACGAACCCACGTCGGCACTGGACCCTGAACTGGTGGGGGAAGTGCTGCGTATCATGCAGCAACTGGCGGAAGAGGGCAAAACCATGGTGGTCGTTACCCATGAAATGGAGTTTGCTCGTCACGTATCAAGCCACGTGATCTTTTTGCATCAGGGGGTGATCGAAGAAGAGGGCCCACCGGATCGCGTATTTGGTAACCCGACCAGCCCCCGTTTGCAGCAATTTCTCTCTGGTGCATTGAAGTAG
- a CDS encoding ABC transporter permease, with the protein MSEILQQYWQPLLWSDGYRLTGLAMTLWLLISSVVMGGLLAIPLAIARVSPRRRFCFPVWVFTYVFRGTPLYVQLLVFYSGVYSLEIVRGTDMLNAFFRSGLNCAVLALALNTCAYTTEIFAGAIRSVPHGEIEAARAYGFSRFKQYRCIILPGALRIALPAYSNEVILMLHSTALAFTVTVPDILKIARDINASTYQPFYAFGIAAVIYLAISFVLIGLFKHAERRWLRHIHTRSSH; encoded by the coding sequence ATGAGTGAGATCCTGCAACAGTACTGGCAACCTTTGCTATGGAGCGATGGGTATCGTCTCACCGGTCTGGCGATGACGCTATGGCTGCTGATTTCGTCGGTGGTGATGGGGGGCCTGCTGGCAATCCCGCTGGCCATTGCCCGCGTTTCTCCACGGCGGCGTTTCTGTTTTCCGGTGTGGGTCTTTACCTATGTATTTCGCGGCACGCCGCTTTACGTGCAGTTGCTGGTGTTTTACTCCGGTGTTTACAGCCTGGAGATCGTGCGCGGCACCGACATGCTGAATGCGTTTTTCCGCAGCGGGCTGAACTGTGCGGTGCTGGCATTGGCGTTGAACACCTGCGCCTATACCACAGAGATTTTTGCCGGTGCGATCCGTTCGGTGCCGCATGGCGAAATTGAAGCAGCCAGAGCCTACGGTTTTTCCCGGTTTAAACAGTATCGCTGCATTATTTTGCCCGGTGCGTTACGTATTGCACTGCCTGCATACAGCAACGAAGTGATTTTGATGCTTCACTCCACGGCGCTGGCGTTTACCGTAACGGTGCCGGATATCTTGAAAATTGCCCGAGATATTAACGCGTCCACCTATCAGCCGTTTTATGCCTTTGGCATTGCAGCGGTGATCTATCTGGCAATCTCTTTTGTGCTGATCGGCCTGTTTAAACACGCGGAACGGCGCTGGCTGCGGCATATTCATACCCGTTCATCTCATTAA